The stretch of DNA GGTAATCATTACCATTTGTCATTGACTACGTCTAATCCTTGATTTCAGTAACGAAGCGCAAGCGGAGTGGAGGAATCTAAGCCTAGTTAAGGGAAGATGAACGCCGAATCTATATTTCTATTTAGGTTTTGGATTCTATTTCGAGCCTAAACTCTGTTATTTGTTTGTTTAGATTCCTACGGAATGACAAAGAATGTGATAATTTAATAACAAAGTAAAGTGAAGGAATTTCAATATAGTAAAAGCCATCAATCTTCAGTAACCACGGCATCACGATCACCATCTTTCTGCTTCCCTTCCTGTATCATCTCTTCTGCTTCTGCTTTTTCCTCTACAGTAGCTTCTTCAATTCGCTCTTCTTGCTCATTATTGTGATGATCAATAAAAAACTCACAATATACCGGTAAATGATCGGACCCAAAATTATCGAGTGTTTTAAGCTCTTTAATAAAGATATCCTCACTATGAAACATCAAATCAATAGGAAATCTTAATAAACGGTATTTAGCATGAAACGTAGACACAAAAGCACGTCCGATCCTGGGGTCGATAAGATTGCTGGTTTTTCTGAATAAGATAGAAGATTTTGACCATGCGACATTATTAAAATCTCCGACAACAATAACCGGAATTTTAATTTCTTTTACGCGTTTTGCAATGCTTAAAAGATCTCCATCTCTTTCTTTTGACGTTTCTTCCTCTGTAGGGCTTGGAGGTGGAGGATGAACTCCAAAAAATACAAAAGAAAAGCCATCTTCAGTTTCCAAATGAATTTCAATACTAGGGATATCATCAGCTACAAAATAATGGGTAGTGTGGTCTTTAATTTTAATTTTGGAATAAAAATGCATTCCGTAGGTGTTTTCCAGAGTTACTTTATGCTGATACGGATAATCTTTTTCCAGAACTCTCAAAGCCTGCTCCCACTTGGAATCACTTTCCATAGTCATAAATATTTCCGGCTTACATTGCTCAATAAGTTTAATAAATCTATGGTACTCAGTATTGAACTGATAGACGTTAGCCGAAATAAAATGTATTTTTTGAGAAGAATTATTGCGCTGTTTATATTTTTTTACCCGATAAAGTGGGGTATACTTTACCAGAATGACACTATGGTGAACGAACAATACCAATAGTATCGTTTGAAAGTACCAAAAGTTTTCTGATGGCTCGGTGAAGAAGCCTAAAATGAAAGTAATAACAATAAAATAAGTAATCTGAATTTTACCAAATTCAGGTACCCGGAATATCCAATGTTGGTTTTGAATTTTAGGGAGTAACGTTAAAAAAATCAGCAAAAAGACTAAAATCAGGTAAGCAATCCACATAGTTCTTAAATAGGCTGATAAAAGTAATTTATTTTTATAACAATTCAAATGAAATTCTCTTATTTATCATGTTAATTAATATGGGGTTGAATGCGTATTTTTATTATTTTTATTCGATAATATTCTGAAAAAAATGAAGTATAAAATAGTAGGCATTACTTTGCTGTTAGGTGTCCTTTGTTTTGGGCAAAATTCTGAGAATAGTGAGATTGAAAAACCTATTCGTAATTTATTTCTGGCTATGAAAAATGCTGAC from Chryseobacterium piperi encodes:
- a CDS encoding endonuclease/exonuclease/phosphatase family protein, coding for MNCYKNKLLLSAYLRTMWIAYLILVFLLIFLTLLPKIQNQHWIFRVPEFGKIQITYFIVITFILGFFTEPSENFWYFQTILLVLFVHHSVILVKYTPLYRVKKYKQRNNSSQKIHFISANVYQFNTEYHRFIKLIEQCKPEIFMTMESDSKWEQALRVLEKDYPYQHKVTLENTYGMHFYSKIKIKDHTTHYFVADDIPSIEIHLETEDGFSFVFFGVHPPPPSPTEEETSKERDGDLLSIAKRVKEIKIPVIVVGDFNNVAWSKSSILFRKTSNLIDPRIGRAFVSTFHAKYRLLRFPIDLMFHSEDIFIKELKTLDNFGSDHLPVYCEFFIDHHNNEQEERIEEATVEEKAEAEEMIQEGKQKDGDRDAVVTED